Proteins from a single region of Anastrepha ludens isolate Willacy chromosome 5, idAnaLude1.1, whole genome shotgun sequence:
- the LOC128864344 gene encoding uncharacterized protein LOC128864344 isoform X1 produces MDQPPLQQALDRKEPEFIDHDLPLQSLLTPTYIRDSNNFIIDFIESTPLVFPNKTVVHVSGNNGSTHTTSATNLASTVGDGSYHVKESDTVSITPDLHFPSSIFHYRPTQSDVAAGNVASVAEAALNALNTSAQPTAPLPLVIGGSANNSGNNAATFHGKHAEYIGLNSDFLAGSVGKSYCNDNQVVHEAGEDAAVQEFLLTDANVSLDEAADLMNASADVLSAQHVSIARKVLPHKKRISRKLRVSQSGADNVLPKPLGGVHKVREKRLKVPIYSCEICGNTSDSQLQFFAHLKQHYEPTTPDTILAAMKTSLEDLEPQKMCVVDKKSPNDNVDQVFNDVHLNFPDFSGVDETPIRDVMEPDDEANEISFVARTSSPTLKRTVEVEFSDSEDMLEGIRNVVDKVSIEDTCDALDLMNSNGMRASWFSNDNFSGITFKNKPFSDVSFTEPLPPMPMMASNSLTRGTPPKAPTPLPPAEKLLSYQKSDRRRKKIVLALPPDDVGGVNIVDEAETDRGTFYNGPLSLIRLPCVDTDDRQLQCQSPHQSTTPTDLLQPLRVSEFELPEPQATQAIPDENAHLTAVGLAQVKGEAGVDDSLVVVKDEFCKEEPQTYDFEDNDACLDGDDQGIESYAPSPLNDDLESNFKKLICTKCGRNFNSTNALKYHARTHTGLRPHKCDVCGKSFLALNALKAHTRVHTGDKPFKCEVCQRDFGQWGDLQYHFISKHTEDKNHQCEFCGKAFSRRYSLVLHRRIHTCERNFKCEYCQKTFRASAYLQNHRKIHTGEKPHECAVCAKRFRMHGDLRRHERIHQRPRTKKSAKRAVSAK; encoded by the exons ATGGATCAGCCGCCGTTACAGCAGGCGCTAGACCGCAAAGAACCCGAATTCATTGACCAT GATCTTCCTTTGCAGTCGCTACTCACACCTACCTACATACGTGATTCCAACAACTTCATAATCGATTTTATAGAATCCACGCCATTAGTATTTCCCAATAAAACCGTTGTGCATGTGTCCGGCAACAATGGGAGCACACACACTACTTCTGCAACAAACTTAGCCAGCACAGTCGGCGATGGCAGCTACCACGTGAAAGAGTCTGATACAGTTTCAATAACACCCGATTTGCATTTTCCCAGCTCTATTTTCCACTACCGCCCCACGCAAAGTGATGTAGCAGCCGGTAATGTCGCGAGTGTAGCGGAAGCGGCATTAAATGCATTGAATACGTCAGCGCAACCAACAGCGCCGCTTCCGTTAGTAATCGGTGGCAGTGCGAACAACTCTGGTAACAATGCCGCTACATTCCATGGCAAACACGCGGAGTACATAGGATTGAATAGTGACTTTCTCGCCGGTAGTGTGGGCAAAAGCTATTGCAATGACAATCAGGTGGTGCATGAGGCTGGTGAAGATGCCGCCGTGCAAGAGTTCCTTCTAACCGATGCCAATGTGAGTTTGGATGAGGCCGCGGATCTAATGAATGCCAGCGCCGATGTTTTGTCTGCACAGCATGTGTCCATCGCACGCAAAGTTCTGCCACACAAGAAACGTATTTCTCGCAAGTTACGCGTATCGCAAAGCGGTGCGGACAATGTTTTGCCCAAACCACTGGGTGGTGTGCACAAAGTGCGGGAGAAGCGGCTAAAAGTGCCAATATATAGTTGTGAGATTTGTGGCAATACATCGGACTCGCAATTGCAGTTTTTTGCCCATCTGAAGCAGCACTATGAACCCACTACGCCGGATACGATATTGGCGGCGATGAAGACATCTCTGGAAGATTTGGAGCCGCAAAAAATGTGCGTAGTGGATAAAAAA TCTCCCAATGATAACGTGGACCAAGTCTTCAATGACGTGCATTTGAACTTCCCCGATTTTTCGGGCGTTGACGAAACACCCATTCGTGATGTTATGGAACCAGATGATGAGGCAAATGAAATAAGTTTCGTGGCTCGAACATCATCACCCACGTTGAAGCGTACCGTCGAAGTGGAGTTTAGCGACAGTGAGGATATGCTAGAAGGCATACGCAATGTTGTGGATAAGGTGTCAATTGAAGACACTTGCGACGCGCTTGATTTGATGAACTCCAATGGCATGCGCGCTTCATG GTTCAGCAACGATAACTTTAGTGGTATCACTTTCAAGAATAAACCATTCAGCGACGTTTCCTTTACTGAACCGCTTCCTCCCATGCCTATGATGGCTAGCAATTCTTTGACAAGAGGTACACCGCCAAAAGCACCCACCCCGCTGCCACCTGCTGAGAAATTACTCTCCTACCAAAAGTCAGAtcgcagaagaaaaaaaatcgttttagcGTTACCACCAGACGACGTTGGCGGCGTCAACATTGTCGATGAAGCGGAAACCGATCGTGGCACATTCTACAATGGGCCGTTATCCCTCATACGTTTACCCTGCGTCGATACCGACGATCGACAACTGCAATGTCAGTCGCCTCACCAATCAACAACACCAACCGATTTACTCCAGCCTTTACGGGTGTCAGAATTTGAATTGCCCGAACCACAGGCAACACAGGCAATACCCGACGAGAATGCGCATTTAACGGCTGTTGGGCTGGCACAAGTGAAAGGTGAAGCCGGTGTGGACGATAGTCTGGTGGTGGTAAAAGATGAATTTTGCAAAGAAGAACCACAGACGTATGACTTTGAAGACAATGATGCATGCCTTGACGGGGACGACCAGGGAATTGAATCGTACGCGCCCAGTCCTCTAAACGACGATCTCGAAAGCAACTTCAAAAAACTCATTTGCACAAAGTGTGGACGCAATTTCAATTCGACCAATGCGCTCAAATATCACGCGCGCACACACACCGGCTTACGTCCGCATAAATGTGATGTGTGTGGCAAATCGTTCCTGGCTTTAAATGCGCTCAAAGCGCACACGCGTGTACACACCGGCGATAAGCCATTCAAATGTGAGGTTTGCCAACGTGACTTCGGGCAATGGGGTGACCTGCAGTACCATTTCATATCGAAGCACACGGAGGACAAGAATCATCAGTGCGAGTTCTGTGGCAAGGCGTTTTCGCGCAGATACTCATTGGTGCTGCATCGGCGCATACACACCTGCGAACGTAATTTCAAGTGCGAATATTGCCAAAAAACATTTCGTGCCAGCGCTTATCTGCAGAATCATCGGAAAATCCACACTg GTGAAAAGCCACACGAGTGCGCAGTTTGCGCGAAAAGATTTCGCATGCACGGTGACCTGCGCCGACACGAACGCATTCATCAGCGTCCGCGCACCAAAAAGTCAGCCAAACGCGCTGTCAGCGCAAAATAG
- the LOC128864344 gene encoding uncharacterized protein LOC128864344 isoform X2, producing the protein MDQPPLQQALDRKEPEFIDHSLLTPTYIRDSNNFIIDFIESTPLVFPNKTVVHVSGNNGSTHTTSATNLASTVGDGSYHVKESDTVSITPDLHFPSSIFHYRPTQSDVAAGNVASVAEAALNALNTSAQPTAPLPLVIGGSANNSGNNAATFHGKHAEYIGLNSDFLAGSVGKSYCNDNQVVHEAGEDAAVQEFLLTDANVSLDEAADLMNASADVLSAQHVSIARKVLPHKKRISRKLRVSQSGADNVLPKPLGGVHKVREKRLKVPIYSCEICGNTSDSQLQFFAHLKQHYEPTTPDTILAAMKTSLEDLEPQKMCVVDKKSPNDNVDQVFNDVHLNFPDFSGVDETPIRDVMEPDDEANEISFVARTSSPTLKRTVEVEFSDSEDMLEGIRNVVDKVSIEDTCDALDLMNSNGMRASWFSNDNFSGITFKNKPFSDVSFTEPLPPMPMMASNSLTRGTPPKAPTPLPPAEKLLSYQKSDRRRKKIVLALPPDDVGGVNIVDEAETDRGTFYNGPLSLIRLPCVDTDDRQLQCQSPHQSTTPTDLLQPLRVSEFELPEPQATQAIPDENAHLTAVGLAQVKGEAGVDDSLVVVKDEFCKEEPQTYDFEDNDACLDGDDQGIESYAPSPLNDDLESNFKKLICTKCGRNFNSTNALKYHARTHTGLRPHKCDVCGKSFLALNALKAHTRVHTGDKPFKCEVCQRDFGQWGDLQYHFISKHTEDKNHQCEFCGKAFSRRYSLVLHRRIHTCERNFKCEYCQKTFRASAYLQNHRKIHTGEKPHECAVCAKRFRMHGDLRRHERIHQRPRTKKSAKRAVSAK; encoded by the exons ATGGATCAGCCGCCGTTACAGCAGGCGCTAGACCGCAAAGAACCCGAATTCATTGACCAT TCGCTACTCACACCTACCTACATACGTGATTCCAACAACTTCATAATCGATTTTATAGAATCCACGCCATTAGTATTTCCCAATAAAACCGTTGTGCATGTGTCCGGCAACAATGGGAGCACACACACTACTTCTGCAACAAACTTAGCCAGCACAGTCGGCGATGGCAGCTACCACGTGAAAGAGTCTGATACAGTTTCAATAACACCCGATTTGCATTTTCCCAGCTCTATTTTCCACTACCGCCCCACGCAAAGTGATGTAGCAGCCGGTAATGTCGCGAGTGTAGCGGAAGCGGCATTAAATGCATTGAATACGTCAGCGCAACCAACAGCGCCGCTTCCGTTAGTAATCGGTGGCAGTGCGAACAACTCTGGTAACAATGCCGCTACATTCCATGGCAAACACGCGGAGTACATAGGATTGAATAGTGACTTTCTCGCCGGTAGTGTGGGCAAAAGCTATTGCAATGACAATCAGGTGGTGCATGAGGCTGGTGAAGATGCCGCCGTGCAAGAGTTCCTTCTAACCGATGCCAATGTGAGTTTGGATGAGGCCGCGGATCTAATGAATGCCAGCGCCGATGTTTTGTCTGCACAGCATGTGTCCATCGCACGCAAAGTTCTGCCACACAAGAAACGTATTTCTCGCAAGTTACGCGTATCGCAAAGCGGTGCGGACAATGTTTTGCCCAAACCACTGGGTGGTGTGCACAAAGTGCGGGAGAAGCGGCTAAAAGTGCCAATATATAGTTGTGAGATTTGTGGCAATACATCGGACTCGCAATTGCAGTTTTTTGCCCATCTGAAGCAGCACTATGAACCCACTACGCCGGATACGATATTGGCGGCGATGAAGACATCTCTGGAAGATTTGGAGCCGCAAAAAATGTGCGTAGTGGATAAAAAA TCTCCCAATGATAACGTGGACCAAGTCTTCAATGACGTGCATTTGAACTTCCCCGATTTTTCGGGCGTTGACGAAACACCCATTCGTGATGTTATGGAACCAGATGATGAGGCAAATGAAATAAGTTTCGTGGCTCGAACATCATCACCCACGTTGAAGCGTACCGTCGAAGTGGAGTTTAGCGACAGTGAGGATATGCTAGAAGGCATACGCAATGTTGTGGATAAGGTGTCAATTGAAGACACTTGCGACGCGCTTGATTTGATGAACTCCAATGGCATGCGCGCTTCATG GTTCAGCAACGATAACTTTAGTGGTATCACTTTCAAGAATAAACCATTCAGCGACGTTTCCTTTACTGAACCGCTTCCTCCCATGCCTATGATGGCTAGCAATTCTTTGACAAGAGGTACACCGCCAAAAGCACCCACCCCGCTGCCACCTGCTGAGAAATTACTCTCCTACCAAAAGTCAGAtcgcagaagaaaaaaaatcgttttagcGTTACCACCAGACGACGTTGGCGGCGTCAACATTGTCGATGAAGCGGAAACCGATCGTGGCACATTCTACAATGGGCCGTTATCCCTCATACGTTTACCCTGCGTCGATACCGACGATCGACAACTGCAATGTCAGTCGCCTCACCAATCAACAACACCAACCGATTTACTCCAGCCTTTACGGGTGTCAGAATTTGAATTGCCCGAACCACAGGCAACACAGGCAATACCCGACGAGAATGCGCATTTAACGGCTGTTGGGCTGGCACAAGTGAAAGGTGAAGCCGGTGTGGACGATAGTCTGGTGGTGGTAAAAGATGAATTTTGCAAAGAAGAACCACAGACGTATGACTTTGAAGACAATGATGCATGCCTTGACGGGGACGACCAGGGAATTGAATCGTACGCGCCCAGTCCTCTAAACGACGATCTCGAAAGCAACTTCAAAAAACTCATTTGCACAAAGTGTGGACGCAATTTCAATTCGACCAATGCGCTCAAATATCACGCGCGCACACACACCGGCTTACGTCCGCATAAATGTGATGTGTGTGGCAAATCGTTCCTGGCTTTAAATGCGCTCAAAGCGCACACGCGTGTACACACCGGCGATAAGCCATTCAAATGTGAGGTTTGCCAACGTGACTTCGGGCAATGGGGTGACCTGCAGTACCATTTCATATCGAAGCACACGGAGGACAAGAATCATCAGTGCGAGTTCTGTGGCAAGGCGTTTTCGCGCAGATACTCATTGGTGCTGCATCGGCGCATACACACCTGCGAACGTAATTTCAAGTGCGAATATTGCCAAAAAACATTTCGTGCCAGCGCTTATCTGCAGAATCATCGGAAAATCCACACTg GTGAAAAGCCACACGAGTGCGCAGTTTGCGCGAAAAGATTTCGCATGCACGGTGACCTGCGCCGACACGAACGCATTCATCAGCGTCCGCGCACCAAAAAGTCAGCCAAACGCGCTGTCAGCGCAAAATAG